One region of Triticum aestivum cultivar Chinese Spring chromosome 6B, IWGSC CS RefSeq v2.1, whole genome shotgun sequence genomic DNA includes:
- the LOC123134807 gene encoding agamous-like MADS-box protein AGL80 has translation MARKKSIRKKVTLKYIANDSSRRTRFRKRLGGLMKKAAQLATLCDVRSCVVVYGEREAEPKVFPSHAEAVDILNEFKSMPELGHCKKTMDQEAFLTQRIAKLQDQVYKARRECQDSEIRYLLYNIMNGKHPGLVGLSVEELVRVGWKVDELLKSLGERMEKNHVQAPPPAPCVSTGNIDMGSPTQYLASPHQQEYWLDMTSSGGGVDTQVGCNTSHDGASFSSGDLMRQMQSSDLGFSSSPFPPM, from the coding sequence ATGGCTCGCAAGAAGTCGATCCGCAAGAAGGTGACCCTCAAGTACATCGCCAATGACTCCAGCCGGCGCACTAGGTTTAGGAAGCGTCTCGGGGGGCTGATGAAGaaggcggcccagctggccaccctgTGCGACGTCAGGTCCTGCGTGGTGGTGTACGGCGAGCGCGAGGCGGAGCCTAAGGTATTCCCTTCCCACGCCGAGGCGGTGGATATCCTCAACGAATTTAAAAGCATGCCAGAGCTAGGGCATTGCAAGAAGACGATGGACCAGGAGGCCTTCCTCACCCAGCGCATCGCCAAGCTCCAGGACCAGGTCTACAAGGCTCGCCGCGAGTGCCAGGACAGCGAGATAAGGTACCTCCTTTACAACATCATGAACGGCAAGCACCCAGGCCTCGTTGGCCTCAGCGTTGAGGAGCTCGTCCGCGTTGGCTGGAAGGTGGACGAGCTCCTCAAGAGCCTCGGCGAACGCATGGAAAAAAACCATGTCCAGGCGCCACCGCCAGCTCCATGCGTCAGCACCGGCAACATAGACATGGGGTCTCCGACACAGTATCTCGCGTCACCGCACCAGCAGGAATACTGGCTTGACATGACGAGCTCCGGAGGGGGCGTCGACACCCAGGTCGGTTGCAACACCAGCCACGATGGTGCCAGCTTCTCCAGCGGTGATCTAATGAGGCAGATGCAGTCCTCCGATCTGGGGTTCAGTTCGAGTCCTTTCCC